One genomic window of Cuculus canorus isolate bCucCan1 chromosome 11, bCucCan1.pri, whole genome shotgun sequence includes the following:
- the ALAS1 gene encoding 5-aminolevulinate synthase, non-specific, mitochondrial translates to MEAVVRRCPFLSRVSQAFLQKAGPSLVLYAQRCPRMMDPRPAARAIATSAARGQPAERGTPNQRQAKNAKEVIQQNAADGTQPPTGHPPAGAGQNSATKCPFLAAQMNHKNSNVFCKASLELQEDVQEMQADRKGTEFAKMPTTSPVRNIETEGEERSALLKKFKDIMLKQRPGGVSHLLQDNLPKSVFTFQYDQFFEKKIDEKKKDHTYRVFKTVNRKAQTFPMADDYTDTLITKKEVSVWCSNDYLGMSRHPRVCEAVMDTLKQHGAGAGGTRNISGTSKFHVDLEKELADLHGKDAALLFSSCFVANDSTLFTLAKMLPGCEIYSDSGNHASMIQGIRNSRVPKHIFRHNDVNHLRELLKKSDPSTPKIVAFETVHSMDGAVCPLEELCDVAHEHGAITFVDEVHAVGLYGARGGGIGDRDGVMHKVDIISGTLGKAFGCVGGYISSTRSLIDTVRSYAAGFIFTTSLPPMLLAGALESVRTLKSAEGQALRRQHQRSVKLMRQMLMDAGLPVVHCPSHIIPIRVADAAKNTEICDRLMTQHSIYVQAINYPTVARGEELLRIAPTPHHTPQMMSYFLEKLLATWKDVGLELKPHSSAECNFCRRPLHFEVMSERERSYFNGMSKLVSVIA, encoded by the exons ATGGAAGCGGTGGTGCGGCGCTGCCCGTTCCTGTCCCGCGTGTCGCAGGCGTTCCTGCAGAAGGCGGGCCCGTCGCTGGTGCTGTACGCCCAGCGCTGCCCGCGCATGATGGACccgcgccccgccgcccgcgccATCGCCACCTCCGCCGCCCGCGGGCAGCCGGCGGAGCGCGGGACGCCCAACCAGCGCC AGGCCAAAAATGCCAAAGAGGTGATCCAACAGAATGCTGCTGATGGAACCCAGCCACCTACTGGCCATCCACCTGCAGGTGCTGGCCAGAACTCTGCTACCAAATGCCCATTCCTGGCAGCTCAGATGAATCACAAGAACAGTAATGTCTTCTGCAAAGCCAGCCTAGAGCTCCAAGAGGATGTGCAGGAAATGCAAGCGGACAGGAAAG GTACGGAATTTGCTAAAATGCCAACTACTTCCCCAGTGAGGAACATTGAGACTGAGGGAGAAGAGCGGAGTGCCTTGCTCAAGAAGTTTAAGGATATCATGCTGAAACAAAGACCAGGAGGTGTCTCTCATCTGCTCCAGGATAACTTGCCAAAAT ctGTGTTCACCTTCCAGTATGATCAgttttttgagaaaaagataGATGAAAAGAAGAAGGATCACACCTACCGAGTGTTCAAAACAGTGAACCGAAAGGCACAAACCTTCCCCATGGCAGATGACTATACTGACACTCTGATCACCAAGAAAGAGGTGTCTGTCTGGTGCAGCAATGATTACCTGGGGATGAGCCGTCACCCTCGTGTGTGTGAAGCAGTTAT GGATACGCTGAAACAACAtggtgctggagcaggtggcACGAGAAATATTTCGGGAACAAGTAAATTTCACGTTGATTTGGAAAAAGAACTAGCTGATCTTCATGGAAAAGATGCAGCGCTGTTGTTCTCATCTTGCTTTGTAGCCAATGACTCCACTCTCTTCACTCTAGCTAAAATGCTGCCAG GCTGCGAGATCTACTCTGATTCTGGGAACCATGCCTCCATGATCCAGGGGATCCGAAACAGCAGGGTGCCAAAACACATATTTCGCCATAACGATGTCAACCATCTTCGGGAACTGTTGAAGAAGTCTGATCCGTCTACTCCTAAAATCGTTGCGTTTGAAACTGTTCACTCAATGGATG GTGCAGTCTGTCCTCTAGAAGAGCTGTGTGACGTGGCCCATGAGCATGGGGCGATCACTTTTGTGGATGAAGTGCATGCGGTGGGGCTGTATGGAGCTCGAGGCGGTGGTATAGGAGACCGGGATGGAGTCATGCACAAGGTGGACATCATCTCTGGAACGCTTG gCAAAGCATTTGGTTGTGTAGGAGGATACATCTCCAGTACGAGGTCTCTGATAGACACTGTTCGTTCATATGCTGCTGGCTTTATTTTCACAACATCCCTGCCACCCATGCTCTTAGCCGGTGCCCTAGAATCCGTTCGAACTCTGAAGAGTGCAGAGGGGCAAGCTTTGAGGCGCCAGCACCAACGTAGTGTGAAGCTTATGAGACAGATGCTGATGGATGCGGGGCTGCCGGTGGTGCACTGCCCCAGCCACATCATTCCGATAAGG GTTGCAGATGCTGCTAAAAATACAGAGATCTGTGACAGGTTGATGACCCAGCACAGCATCTATGTCCAAGCAATCAACTATCCCACAGTTGCCCGTGGAGAAGAGCTGCTGCGTATTGCCCCTACACCTCACCACACCCCTCAGATGATGAGTTATTTTCTTG AAAAACTGCTGGCTACCTGGAAAGATGTTGGTCTGGAGCTGAAACCACATTCGTCAGCTGAATGCAATTTCTGTAGAAGACCCCTACATTTTGAAGTGATGAGTGAAAGGGAAAGATCCTACTTCAATGGCATGAGCAAACTAGTGTCTGTTATTGCATGA